A DNA window from Ranitomeya imitator isolate aRanImi1 chromosome 2, aRanImi1.pri, whole genome shotgun sequence contains the following coding sequences:
- the LOC138667632 gene encoding uncharacterized protein translates to MLIRIFLYINLSVLCTGIPSDNMDYRAKEKAWLTQLDQTFGASGTGAQQCGDDRWNDKLAMVKDSLLKRSKLWWNRIFLEKYVANRMIPRGLRVRVIPAFPISDEAFIGKWEEASNMCSFTLMQLLIDHNTANIEELDKRIDELQSTIKVECPKEKLQQFDIELDKSLDSLAKKIQENQLSKHNRDLKDYQTNRVYLWRKTTLTRAPSNTSISSASGLSDASAASGSSRLRDHTYHPYRRHSRHQIEPENVNKRVINLSHHLLSPTDLSLLGRGLSFSPTPEFDRFTVVRDLNLFARSLLLRRYHFNNEINSLFPTEEEQATLRILEELAVEHVHEGGSVALYVAVMDTGGLYYTGSLKNEALLYKRT, encoded by the exons ATGCTTATTAGAATATTTCTATATATTAATctttctgtgttatgcacaggtattCCTTCTGATAATATGGACTACCGGGCTAAGGAGAAAGCCTGGCTTACTCAACTTGACCAGACATTCGGTGCTAGTGGGACTGGTGCGCAGCAGTGTGGTGACGACAGGTGGAATGATAAATTGGCCATGGTGAAGGATTCCCTGCTTAAACGTTCTAAATTATGGTGGAATCGAATTTTTCTAGAAAAATATGTAGCCAATAGGATGATTCCAAGGGGCTTACGGGTTCGTGTGATCCCAGCCTTCCCGATTAGTGATGAAGCCTTTATTGGTAAATGGGAAGAGGCGAGTAATATGTGCTCATTTACTTTAATGCAACTTCTGATTGATCATAACACGGCTAACATTGAGGAACTGGATAAGAGGATTGATGAATTACAGTCCACTATTAAGGTGGAATGCCCAAAGGAGAAGCTACAACAATTTGACATTGAATTAGACAAATCCTTGGATAGCTTGGCCAAAAAGATCCAAGAAAATCAGCTATCTAAACATAACAGGGATCTTAAGGACTATCAGACCAATAGGGTCTATTTATGGAGAAAAACTACTTTGACACGTGCTCCGTCCAATACCTCTATATCCTCTGCGAGTGGTCTATCTGATGCTTCGGCTGCCTCTGGCTCCAGTCGGTTGAGGGACCACACCTACCATCCCTATAGGAGGCATTCCAGACATCAAATAGAGCCCGAAAATGTTAACAAACGGGTAATTAATCTTAGCCATCATTTACTCTCCCCTACTGATCTTTCTCTTCTGGGTAGAGGGCTTTCATTCTCACCCACACCTGAGTTTGATAGATTCACTGTTGTGAGGGATTTAAATCTATTTGCCAGGTCATTGCTGCTGAGGCGCTATCATTTTAATAATGAGATCAATTCTCTTTTTCCTACAGAAGAAGAACAAGCTACGCTGAGGATACtggaggagctggcggtggaacatGTCCATGAGGGGG GATCCGTAGCTCTATACGTTGCTGTCATGGATACTGGTGGCCTATATTATACTGGCAGTTTGAAGAATGAAGCGTTGCTTTACAAGCGGACATGA
- the LOC138667633 gene encoding uncharacterized protein produces the protein MLIRIFLYINLSVLCTGIPSDNMDYRAKEKAWLTQLDQTFGASGTGAQQCGDDRWNDKLAMVKDSLLKRSKLWWNRIFLEKYVANRMIPRGLRVRVIPAFPISDEAFIGKWEEASNMCSFTLMQLLIDHNTANIEELDKRIDELQSTIKVECPKEKLQQFDIELDKSLDSLAKKIQENQLSKHNRDLKDYQTNRVYLWRKTTLTRAPSNTSISSASGLSDASAASGSSRLRDHTYHPYRRHSRHQIEPENVNKRVINLSHHLLSPTDLSLLGRGLSFSPTPEFDRFSVVKDLNLFARSLLLRRYHFNNEINSLFPTEEEQATLRILEELAVEHVHEGGSVALYVAVMDTGGLYYTGSLKNEAWLYKRT, from the exons ATGCTTATTAGAATATTTCTATATATTAATctttctgtgttatgcacaggtattCCTTCTGATAATATGGACTACCGGGCTAAGGAGAAAGCCTGGCTTACTCAACTTGACCAGACATTCGGTGCTAGTGGGACTGGTGCGCAGCAGTGTGGTGACGACAGGTGGAATGATAAATTGGCCATGGTGAAGGATTCCCTGCTTAAACGTTCTAAATTATGGTGGAATCGAATTTTTCTAGAAAAATATGTAGCCAATAGGATGATTCCAAGGGGCTTACGGGTTCGTGTGATCCCAGCCTTCCCGATTAGTGATGAAGCCTTTATTGGTAAATGGGAAGAGGCGAGTAATATGTGCTCATTTACTTTAATGCAACTTCTGATTGATCATAACACGGCTAACATTGAGGAACTGGATAAGAGGATTGATGAATTACAGTCCACTATTAAGGTGGAATGCCCAAAGGAGAAGCTACAACAATTTGACATTGAATTAGACAAATCCTTGGATAGCTTGGCCAAAAAGATCCAAGAAAATCAGCTATCTAAACATAACAGGGATCTTAAGGACTATCAGACCAATAGGGTCTATTTATGGAGAAAAACTACTTTGACACGTGCTCCGTCCAATACCTCTATATCCTCTGCGAGTGGTCTATCTGATGCTTCGGCTGCCTCTGGCTCCAGTCGGTTGAGGGACCACACCTACCATCCCTATAGGAGGCATTCCAGACATCAAATAGAGCCCGAAAATGTTAACAAACGGGTAATTAATCTTAGCCATCATTTACTCTCCCCTACTGATCTTTCTCTTCTGGGTAGAGGGCTTTCATTCTCACCCACACCTGAGTTTGATAGATTCAGTGTTGTGAAGGATTTAAATCTATTTGCCAGGTCATTGCTGCTGAGGCGCTATCATTTTAATAATGAGATCAATTCTCTTTTTCCTACAGAAGAAGAACAAGCTACGCTGAGGATACtggaggagctggcggtggaacatGTCCATGAGGGGG GATCCGTAGCTCTATACGTTGCTGTCATGGATACTGGTGGCCTATATTATACTGGCAGTTTGAAGAATGAAGCGTGGCTTTACAAGCGGACATGA